In one Mycobacteriales bacterium genomic region, the following are encoded:
- the sdhC gene encoding succinate dehydrogenase, cytochrome b556 subunit: MAKAPAGTLYRGREGMWSWVAHRVTGVLIFFFLFAHVLDTALVRVSPDAYDRIMDTYKTPIVNLMEVGLVGAVLYHALNGLRVMAIDFWEKGPRYQKQMTYAVVGTVTFVMIPGTYYMVKHTVEAMFGSPS; this comes from the coding sequence ATGGCCAAGGCACCCGCAGGCACCCTCTACCGGGGGCGCGAGGGGATGTGGTCCTGGGTCGCGCACCGCGTCACCGGCGTCCTCATCTTCTTCTTCCTCTTCGCCCACGTGCTCGACACCGCGCTGGTGCGGGTCTCCCCCGACGCCTACGACCGCATCATGGACACCTACAAGACGCCGATCGTCAACCTCATGGAGGTCGGTCTCGTCGGCGCGGTGCTCTACCACGCGCTCAACGGCCTGCGCGTGATGGCGATCGACTTCTGGGAGAAGGGTCCGCGCTACCAGAAGCAGATGACCTACGCCGTGGTCGGCACGGTCACGTTCGTGATGATCCCCGGGACCTACTACATGGTGAAGCACACGGTCGAGGCCATGTTCGGGTCGCCGTCATGA
- a CDS encoding serine/threonine-protein kinase — protein MDTTDRTVGGRYRLLEPLGSGGMGTVWRAQDLVLDREVAVKEVAPPHGVSDDERDVLRERTRREARSAAQLDHPSAVTVYDVVEDDDRPYLVMELVEARTLSDVVRTDGPLSPRRTAEVGLAVLGALQAAHAVGIVHRDVKPGNVLVRDDGRVVLTDFGIATSTGDSSITHTGLILGSPSYIAPERARGQAPGPESDLWSLGATLFTAVEGRPPFDGGEPLLTVTAVVTGDHAPFVAAGPLREVLEGLLEKDPALRLDAAAATAALTAVAQGSDATLLAQPQPAAERRTEGTQALPLVDVRAAAARPRRGRARVAGPALLLVTALAAGGTYALTRDDSGAPGTGAEGVTVPADWATHTEPGAGWSVRHPKGWVVSERRGLRQIRDESRRWTLRVDTTDTPGTDPAAAWEQQEIGFRRAFPSYSRVRIEPVDYRGWDAADWEFTFRDGGADLRTLDRGFVVDGTGYALYWQTGAADFAASLPTFERIAASFRPA, from the coding sequence GTGGACACCACTGACCGCACGGTCGGCGGGCGCTACCGGCTGCTCGAGCCGCTGGGCTCCGGCGGCATGGGCACCGTCTGGCGCGCGCAGGACCTCGTGCTCGACCGCGAGGTCGCCGTCAAGGAGGTCGCGCCGCCGCACGGGGTGAGCGACGACGAGCGCGACGTGCTGCGCGAGCGCACCCGCCGCGAGGCCCGCTCCGCCGCCCAGCTCGACCACCCCAGCGCCGTCACCGTCTACGACGTGGTCGAGGACGACGACCGGCCCTACCTCGTGATGGAGCTCGTCGAGGCGCGCACCCTGTCCGACGTCGTGCGCACCGACGGACCGCTCAGCCCGCGGCGCACCGCCGAGGTCGGGCTGGCCGTGCTCGGGGCGCTGCAGGCCGCCCACGCGGTCGGGATCGTGCACCGCGACGTGAAGCCCGGCAACGTGCTCGTCCGCGACGACGGCCGGGTCGTGCTCACCGACTTCGGGATCGCGACCTCGACCGGTGACTCCTCCATCACCCACACCGGGCTGATCCTCGGCTCGCCGTCCTACATCGCCCCCGAGCGCGCCCGCGGGCAGGCCCCGGGCCCGGAGTCCGACCTGTGGTCGCTCGGGGCGACGCTGTTCACCGCGGTCGAGGGCCGCCCGCCCTTCGACGGCGGCGAGCCCCTGCTGACCGTGACGGCCGTCGTCACGGGCGACCACGCCCCCTTCGTCGCCGCAGGACCGCTGCGCGAGGTCCTCGAGGGGCTGCTGGAGAAGGACCCCGCGCTCCGCCTGGACGCGGCCGCGGCGACCGCGGCCCTGACCGCCGTCGCGCAGGGCAGCGACGCCACCCTGCTCGCCCAGCCGCAGCCGGCCGCCGAGCGACGCACCGAGGGCACCCAGGCCCTGCCCCTGGTCGACGTCCGCGCCGCCGCGGCCCGTCCCCGCCGCGGCCGGGCCCGGGTCGCCGGGCCGGCCCTGCTGCTCGTCACCGCCCTCGCCGCCGGCGGCACCTACGCGCTGACCCGGGACGACAGCGGCGCCCCCGGCACCGGGGCCGAGGGCGTCACCGTCCCGGCGGACTGGGCGACCCACACCGAGCCGGGCGCCGGCTGGTCGGTGCGCCACCCGAAGGGCTGGGTCGTGAGCGAGCGCAGAGGGCTGCGCCAGATCCGCGACGAGTCGCGCCGCTGGACCCTGCGCGTCGACACCACCGACACGCCGGGCACCGACCCCGCGGCCGCGTGGGAGCAGCAGGAGATCGGCTTCCGGCGGGCCTTCCCGTCGTACTCCCGGGTCCGGATCGAGCCGGTGGACTACCGGGGCTGGGACGCCGCCGACTGGGAGTTCACGTTCCGCGACGGCGGCGCGGACCTGCGCACCCTCGACCGGGGCTTCGTCGTCGACGGCACCGGCTACGCGCTCTACTGGCAGACCGGCGCCGCGGACTTCGCCGCCAGCCTGCCGACGTTCGAGCGGATCGCCGCGTCGTTCCGGCCGGCGTGA
- a CDS encoding amidase family protein, with translation MRTTRLLPLVAGLLLTVTAIPSEAAPRFAGSPACDTRAKVAGLDLQTATAADLQAAMRAGRLTSVRLVDAYLARIKAYDAKTNSIRALHPKARAEAARLDAERRAGKVRGPLHGIPLLLKDNIGTKDLPTTAGSIALEGSVPFQDSTVVARLRAAGAIVLGKANLSEWANWVDLSMPNGYSSLGGQVLSAYDFGDPLGSSSGSGVAGSMAFATGTFGSETSGSILSPASVNGLVGIKPTRGLVSRSGVIPLAEGFDTAGPMTRTVADAAALLTAVAGPDAADNATSDAPAGVDFAAAARTGSLNGVRLGFSAQRRDGLGGPAREVYDAALDTLRAQGAVLVETEELEDLGQLGIAEIGLIPNDFKAHLDAYLTTAIPTPKSGVRSLVDVVAYNQQFPDKVKYGQRLLIASAAQPGVRELAQAGSLGLRTAMGEVIDRALEADDLDAVVVHGPAYANVGASAGYPTVIVPAGLVNDEDPVGLSFLGSRYADRALVGYASAYERASRKRVPPTRVNDEIIPGC, from the coding sequence ATGCGCACCACCCGACTCCTGCCCCTGGTCGCCGGCCTGCTCCTCACCGTCACCGCCATCCCCTCCGAGGCCGCGCCCCGCTTCGCCGGGTCGCCCGCCTGCGACACCCGCGCGAAGGTCGCCGGGCTCGACCTGCAGACCGCCACCGCCGCGGACCTGCAGGCCGCGATGCGCGCCGGCCGCCTCACCAGCGTGCGGCTCGTCGACGCCTACCTCGCCCGCATCAAGGCCTACGACGCCAAGACCAACAGCATCCGCGCCCTGCACCCGAAGGCCCGCGCCGAGGCCGCCCGTCTCGACGCCGAGCGCCGTGCGGGCAAGGTCCGCGGCCCGCTGCACGGCATCCCGCTGCTGCTCAAGGACAACATCGGCACCAAGGACCTGCCGACGACGGCCGGCTCCATCGCGCTCGAGGGGTCGGTGCCCTTCCAGGACTCGACCGTGGTCGCCCGCCTGCGCGCCGCGGGCGCGATCGTGCTCGGTAAGGCCAACCTGTCGGAGTGGGCCAACTGGGTGGACCTGTCGATGCCCAACGGCTACTCCAGCCTGGGCGGGCAGGTGCTGTCGGCGTACGACTTCGGCGACCCGCTCGGCTCGTCCTCGGGCTCCGGGGTCGCCGGCTCGATGGCCTTCGCCACCGGCACCTTCGGCTCGGAGACCTCCGGCTCGATCCTGTCGCCGGCGAGCGTCAACGGCCTGGTCGGCATCAAGCCGACCCGTGGCCTGGTCAGCCGCAGCGGCGTCATCCCGCTCGCCGAGGGCTTCGACACCGCCGGACCGATGACGCGCACCGTGGCCGACGCGGCCGCGCTGCTCACCGCCGTGGCCGGACCCGACGCCGCCGACAACGCGACCTCCGACGCACCGGCCGGCGTCGACTTCGCGGCCGCCGCCCGCACCGGCTCGCTCAACGGGGTCCGGCTCGGCTTCAGCGCGCAGCGCCGCGACGGCCTCGGGGGGCCAGCGCGCGAGGTCTACGACGCCGCCCTCGACACGCTGCGCGCCCAGGGCGCCGTGCTCGTCGAGACCGAGGAGCTCGAGGACCTCGGGCAGCTCGGCATCGCCGAGATCGGCCTGATCCCCAACGACTTCAAGGCTCACCTCGACGCCTACCTCACGACCGCGATCCCGACGCCCAAGAGCGGCGTGCGCAGCCTCGTCGACGTCGTCGCCTACAACCAGCAGTTCCCCGACAAGGTGAAGTACGGCCAGCGCCTGCTGATCGCGAGCGCGGCGCAGCCGGGCGTGCGCGAGCTCGCCCAGGCCGGGTCGCTCGGACTGCGGACCGCGATGGGCGAGGTCATCGACCGGGCGCTGGAAGCCGACGACCTCGACGCCGTCGTCGTGCACGGGCCGGCCTACGCCAACGTCGGGGCGTCGGCCGGCTACCCCACCGTCATCGTCCCCGCCGGGCTCGTCAACGACGAGGACCCGGTCGGCCTGTCCTTCCTGGGCAGCCGCTACGCCGACCGCGCGCTGGTCGGCTACGCGTCCGCCTACGAGCGGGCCAGCCGCAAGCGGGTCCCGCCGACCCGCGTCAACGACGAGATCATCCCCGGCTGCTGA
- a CDS encoding methylmalonyl-CoA mutase family protein, protein MARQSESGFEIKPLYGPEDVAPGLPDRLGAPGDFPYTRGVYPSMYTGRPWTMRQYAGFGTAKESNERYRHLVAQGTGGLSVAFDLPTQMGYDSDDPVASGEVGKVGVAIDSLEDMRVLFDAIPLGEVSTSMTINAPAAVLLLMYQLVAEENGVASTAITGTIQNDVLKEYIARGTYIYPPQQSLRLITDIFSYCRTEIPKWNTISISGYHMAEAGATPTQEIAFTLANGIEYVRAAVASGQDVDDFAPRLAFFFVSRTTLLEEVAKFRAARRIWAQVMRDEFGAKDPKSLMLRFHTQTAGVQLTAQQPEVNLVRVAIQGLAAVLGGTQSLHTNSFDEAIALPTVKAATLALRTQQVLAYETDVTATVDPFAGSYVVEAMTDEVEAGARALMAQVEDLGGAVAAIERGYQKSEIEKSAYDVAMGIDSGERVVVGLNRYQAASEERYDPLRVDPQIEHDQRARLADLRARRDSGAVDKALADLKAAAQGSDNVLYPLREALRSLATVGEVCGALREVWGVYTPQEFF, encoded by the coding sequence ATGGCGCGTCAGTCCGAGTCCGGCTTCGAGATCAAGCCCCTCTACGGGCCGGAGGACGTCGCACCCGGCCTGCCCGACCGGCTCGGCGCCCCCGGCGACTTCCCCTACACGCGTGGCGTCTACCCGTCGATGTACACCGGGCGCCCCTGGACCATGCGGCAGTACGCCGGTTTCGGCACCGCGAAGGAGTCCAACGAGCGCTACCGCCACCTCGTGGCGCAGGGCACCGGCGGCCTGTCGGTGGCCTTCGACCTGCCGACCCAGATGGGCTACGACTCCGACGACCCGGTGGCCTCCGGGGAGGTCGGCAAGGTCGGCGTCGCGATCGACTCGCTCGAGGACATGCGGGTGCTGTTCGACGCGATCCCGCTCGGCGAGGTCAGCACCTCGATGACCATCAACGCCCCGGCGGCCGTCCTGCTGCTGATGTACCAGCTGGTCGCGGAGGAGAACGGCGTCGCGAGCACCGCGATCACCGGCACCATCCAGAACGACGTGCTCAAGGAGTACATCGCCCGCGGGACCTACATCTACCCGCCGCAGCAGTCGCTGCGGCTCATCACCGACATCTTCAGCTACTGCCGCACCGAGATCCCGAAGTGGAACACCATCTCGATCTCCGGCTACCACATGGCCGAGGCCGGGGCGACGCCCACGCAGGAGATCGCCTTCACCCTCGCCAACGGCATCGAGTACGTCCGGGCGGCTGTCGCGTCGGGCCAGGACGTCGACGACTTCGCGCCCCGACTCGCCTTCTTCTTCGTCTCGCGCACGACCCTGCTCGAGGAGGTCGCGAAGTTCCGCGCGGCCCGTCGCATCTGGGCCCAGGTCATGCGTGACGAGTTCGGCGCCAAGGACCCGAAGTCGCTGATGCTGCGCTTCCACACCCAGACCGCCGGCGTGCAGCTCACCGCGCAGCAGCCCGAGGTCAACCTCGTGCGGGTCGCGATCCAGGGCCTCGCCGCGGTCCTCGGCGGGACCCAGTCGCTGCACACCAACTCCTTCGACGAGGCGATCGCGCTCCCGACGGTGAAGGCCGCGACGCTGGCGCTGCGCACCCAGCAGGTGCTCGCCTACGAGACCGACGTCACCGCGACCGTCGACCCGTTCGCCGGCTCCTACGTCGTCGAGGCGATGACCGACGAGGTCGAGGCCGGTGCCCGCGCGCTGATGGCGCAGGTCGAGGACCTCGGCGGGGCGGTCGCGGCGATCGAGCGCGGCTACCAGAAGAGCGAGATCGAGAAGAGCGCGTACGACGTCGCCATGGGCATCGACTCCGGCGAGCGCGTCGTCGTCGGGCTCAACCGCTACCAGGCGGCGTCCGAGGAGCGCTACGACCCGCTGCGGGTCGACCCGCAGATCGAGCACGACCAGCGGGCCCGGCTCGCCGACCTGCGCGCGCGGCGCGACTCCGGTGCCGTCGACAAGGCACTCGCGGACCTCAAGGCCGCCGCTCAGGGCAGCGACAACGTGCTCTACCCGCTGCGTGAGGCGCTGCGCTCGCTCGCCACCGTCGGGGAGGTCTGCGGGGCGCTCCGCGAGGTCTGGGGCGTCTACACCCCGCAGGAGTTCTTCTAG
- a CDS encoding amidohydrolase, which translates to MKDLAAAWLAEHEPSLVAFRRHLHQRPELGRHEHETTRALCERLAAAGLSPKVLAVGTGLVCDIGPADGPVVVLRADIDALPLPDEKDVPYRSHVPGVSHACGHDVHTAVVLGAGLVLAGMDLPGRVRLVFQPAEELMPGGALDVLAEGCLDGVSSVFGLHCDPALEVGRVGLKSGPITAAADTLEVVLTGPGGHTSRPHNTVDLVHALATVATGLPDALSRLVDPRAGMCVVWGTVSAGTARNAIPREGRLAGTLRVLDKGAWADAPDLVRRVVDGLVSPYGARATVSYERGVPPVVNDPSAVALLTAAATTALGPGAAVPTLQSLGGEDFAWYLDDVPGAMARLGVKAPGESRALDLHQGRFDVDEAVIGVGVRLLVATALAALSTG; encoded by the coding sequence GTGAAGGACCTCGCGGCGGCGTGGCTCGCGGAGCACGAGCCCTCGCTGGTCGCCTTCCGGCGCCATCTGCACCAGCGCCCCGAGCTCGGTCGCCACGAGCACGAGACGACGCGCGCGCTGTGCGAGCGGCTCGCCGCGGCGGGGCTGTCGCCGAAGGTCCTTGCGGTCGGCACCGGCCTGGTCTGCGACATCGGACCCGCCGACGGGCCGGTCGTCGTGCTGCGGGCCGACATCGACGCGCTCCCGCTGCCGGACGAGAAGGACGTGCCCTACCGCTCGCACGTCCCCGGTGTGAGCCACGCCTGCGGCCACGACGTGCACACCGCGGTCGTGCTGGGCGCCGGGCTGGTGCTTGCCGGGATGGACCTGCCCGGTCGGGTCCGCCTGGTCTTCCAGCCCGCCGAGGAGCTGATGCCCGGCGGCGCCCTCGACGTCCTCGCCGAGGGCTGCCTCGACGGTGTCTCGTCGGTCTTCGGCCTGCACTGCGACCCGGCGCTCGAGGTCGGGCGGGTGGGCCTGAAGAGCGGCCCGATCACCGCGGCCGCCGACACCCTCGAGGTGGTGCTCACCGGGCCGGGCGGTCACACCAGCCGGCCGCACAACACCGTCGACCTCGTCCACGCTCTCGCCACCGTCGCGACCGGGCTGCCCGACGCGCTGTCGCGCCTGGTCGACCCGCGTGCCGGGATGTGCGTCGTCTGGGGCACCGTCTCGGCAGGCACGGCCCGCAACGCGATCCCGCGCGAGGGTCGGCTCGCCGGCACGCTGCGGGTGCTCGACAAGGGGGCCTGGGCGGACGCCCCCGACCTCGTCCGCCGCGTCGTCGACGGGCTCGTCTCGCCGTACGGCGCCCGGGCGACCGTCAGCTACGAGCGCGGGGTGCCGCCGGTGGTCAACGACCCGTCGGCTGTCGCGTTGCTCACCGCCGCGGCGACCACGGCGCTCGGCCCCGGCGCTGCGGTCCCGACCCTGCAGTCGCTCGGCGGCGAGGACTTCGCGTGGTACCTCGACGACGTGCCGGGGGCGATGGCGCGGCTCGGGGTGAAGGCGCCCGGGGAGTCGCGCGCGCTCGACCTGCACCAGGGGCGCTTCGACGTCGACGAGGCGGTCATCGGCGTCGGCGTGCGGCTGCTCGTGGCGACGGCACTCGCGGCGCTGTCCACGGGCTGA
- a CDS encoding NAD(P)/FAD-dependent oxidoreductase, with amino-acid sequence MSVEVDVLVVGAGPSGLYGAYYAGFRGLSVAIVDALPEAGGQVTALYPEKMIYDIAGFPAVRGKDLVENLVNQCSPFAPTWLLGESAVGYSDEGSAVSITLASGTVVRAKAVVVTGGIGTFSPRPLPGADLWEGRGLEYIVPTYLPYAGKDVVVVGGGDSAVDWALGLEGVARSVALVHRRDEFRAHAHSVKLLKDSSIEVVTPVSPVALNGGDFLESLTVRDVKTKESRDLPAQAVVAALGFTADISALESWGLATSDRHLVVDTRMQTNLPRVYAAGDITEYPGKVRLISVGFGEAATAVNNAATVIDPEATVFPGHSTEQLEGTPVSAA; translated from the coding sequence GTGAGCGTCGAGGTCGACGTGCTCGTGGTGGGGGCAGGCCCGTCGGGCCTCTACGGCGCCTACTACGCCGGGTTCCGGGGGCTGTCCGTCGCGATCGTCGACGCGCTGCCCGAGGCCGGCGGCCAGGTCACCGCGCTCTACCCGGAGAAGATGATCTACGACATCGCGGGCTTCCCCGCGGTGCGCGGCAAGGACCTCGTCGAGAACCTCGTCAACCAGTGCTCGCCCTTCGCGCCGACCTGGCTGCTGGGGGAGTCCGCGGTCGGCTACTCCGACGAGGGCTCGGCCGTCTCCATCACGCTCGCGTCCGGCACCGTCGTACGTGCCAAGGCTGTGGTGGTGACCGGCGGGATCGGCACCTTCAGCCCGCGCCCGCTGCCGGGCGCCGACCTGTGGGAGGGGCGCGGTCTGGAGTACATCGTCCCGACCTACCTGCCCTACGCCGGCAAGGACGTCGTCGTGGTGGGTGGCGGCGACAGCGCCGTCGACTGGGCGCTGGGCCTCGAGGGAGTGGCCCGCTCGGTGGCGCTGGTGCACCGCCGCGACGAGTTCCGCGCCCACGCCCACTCGGTGAAGCTGCTCAAGGACTCCTCCATCGAGGTCGTCACGCCGGTGTCGCCGGTGGCGCTCAATGGCGGTGACTTCCTCGAGTCGCTGACGGTCCGCGACGTGAAGACCAAGGAGTCGCGCGACCTGCCCGCGCAGGCCGTCGTGGCGGCGCTGGGCTTCACCGCCGACATCAGCGCGCTGGAGTCCTGGGGCCTCGCGACGTCGGACCGTCACCTCGTCGTCGACACCCGGATGCAGACCAACCTGCCGCGCGTCTACGCCGCCGGCGACATCACGGAGTACCCCGGCAAGGTCCGCCTGATCAGCGTCGGCTTCGGGGAGGCTGCGACGGCGGTCAACAACGCCGCTACCGTGATCGACCCCGAGGCCACGGTCTTCCCTGGCCACTCGACGGAGCAGCTGGAGGGCACCCCTGTGAGCGCCGCATGA
- a CDS encoding glycerophosphodiester phosphodiesterase, which translates to MEAGRVERPLGFAHRGARADARENTLEAFRLAVSLGATGIESDVWLTADGRAALHHGPAVRLRRGGARQAITSLAAARLPSYVPLLDDLYAACGVDLDLSLDLKDGRSAEAVLAVARAAGHDRSRLWLCARGLEPLAWRGLDPDVRLVSDTRRLHVREHGWPAFLDQVRTGGGAAVNLRRRHWTRALVDHVHEHGLLAFAWDVQSTRRLQRLLALGCDAVYSDHVRRLVPALQGVSSRG; encoded by the coding sequence GTGGAGGCCGGCCGGGTCGAGCGACCCCTGGGGTTCGCGCACCGCGGCGCCCGCGCGGACGCCCGCGAGAACACCCTCGAGGCCTTCCGGCTCGCCGTCTCGCTGGGTGCCACCGGCATCGAGAGCGACGTCTGGCTGACCGCTGACGGACGCGCTGCGCTGCACCACGGGCCGGCCGTGCGGCTGCGCCGGGGCGGTGCGCGCCAGGCCATCACCAGCCTGGCGGCGGCGCGGCTCCCGTCGTACGTGCCCCTGCTCGACGACCTCTACGCCGCCTGCGGCGTCGACCTCGACTTGTCGCTCGACCTCAAGGACGGCCGCTCCGCCGAGGCCGTCCTGGCCGTCGCGCGGGCCGCGGGGCACGACCGCTCCCGGCTGTGGCTGTGTGCCCGCGGCCTCGAGCCGCTCGCCTGGCGCGGGCTCGACCCCGACGTGCGGCTGGTGAGCGACACCCGCCGGCTGCACGTGCGCGAGCACGGCTGGCCGGCCTTCCTCGACCAGGTCCGCACCGGTGGGGGAGCCGCGGTCAACCTGCGGCGCCGGCACTGGACCCGCGCGCTCGTCGACCACGTCCACGAGCACGGGCTGCTGGCTTTCGCGTGGGACGTGCAGTCGACGCGCCGCCTGCAGCGCCTGCTCGCGCTCGGCTGCGACGCGGTCTACAGCGACCACGTCCGCCGGCTCGTCCCCGCCCTGCAGGGGGTCAGCAGCCGGGGATGA
- a CDS encoding glutamate--cysteine ligase, with the protein MQIPFESSPTSSLGVEWELELVDRETRQLRSGASEILEELAPGAEHPKAKHELLESTVEVITGVCTTVAEAVADLAATVEEVRVAADRRGLGLMCSGTHPMTDWQTQQISPSPRYAKLIDDMQWLARRLQIFGVHVHVGVRSPDKVIPIVNALTAYIPHLLALSASSPFWVGSDTGLASSRSKVFENLPTAGLPYQLSGWPEFESYMETLIATGTIGSIKEVWWDIRPHPDFGTVELRICDGLPTVREVAMVAAISQCLVDTLDREIDKGYTLPTPKGWVVKENKWRAARYGMDAEIIVADDHRTMPVREAVTDLVHELRPAAERLGCLDELGYALEVVEHGASYERQRAVAAAHGGDLTAVVDSLLAEFAAGRPVLP; encoded by the coding sequence GTGCAGATCCCCTTCGAGTCGTCCCCGACGTCGAGCCTCGGCGTGGAGTGGGAGCTCGAGCTCGTCGACCGGGAGACCCGCCAGCTGCGCAGCGGCGCGTCGGAGATCCTCGAGGAACTCGCGCCCGGCGCCGAGCACCCGAAGGCCAAGCACGAGCTGCTCGAGTCGACCGTCGAGGTCATCACCGGCGTGTGCACCACCGTCGCCGAGGCGGTGGCCGACCTGGCTGCCACCGTCGAGGAGGTCCGGGTCGCGGCCGACCGGCGCGGGCTCGGGCTGATGTGCTCGGGCACGCACCCGATGACCGACTGGCAGACGCAGCAGATCAGCCCGTCGCCGCGCTACGCCAAGCTCATCGACGACATGCAGTGGCTCGCCCGCCGCCTCCAGATCTTCGGCGTCCACGTCCACGTCGGGGTGCGCTCGCCCGACAAGGTCATCCCCATCGTCAACGCCCTGACGGCCTACATCCCGCACCTGCTCGCGCTGTCGGCGAGCAGCCCCTTCTGGGTCGGCTCCGACACCGGGCTCGCGTCGAGCCGTTCGAAGGTCTTCGAGAACCTCCCGACGGCGGGTCTGCCCTACCAGCTGTCGGGCTGGCCGGAGTTCGAGTCCTACATGGAGACGCTGATCGCCACCGGGACGATCGGCTCCATCAAGGAGGTGTGGTGGGACATCCGCCCGCACCCCGACTTCGGCACCGTCGAGCTGCGGATCTGCGACGGCCTGCCCACTGTTCGCGAGGTCGCGATGGTGGCGGCGATCTCCCAGTGCCTCGTCGACACCCTCGACCGCGAGATCGACAAGGGCTACACCCTGCCCACTCCGAAGGGCTGGGTCGTGAAGGAGAACAAGTGGCGGGCCGCCCGCTACGGCATGGACGCGGAGATCATCGTGGCCGACGACCACCGCACGATGCCGGTGCGTGAGGCCGTGACCGACCTCGTGCACGAGCTGCGACCGGCCGCGGAGCGGCTCGGCTGCCTCGACGAGCTCGGCTACGCCCTCGAGGTCGTGGAGCACGGCGCGAGCTACGAGCGCCAGCGCGCGGTGGCGGCGGCCCACGGCGGGGACCTCACCGCGGTCGTCGACAGCCTGCTCGCGGAGTTCGCCGCAGGCAGGCCGGTGCTGCCGTGA
- a CDS encoding ferredoxin family protein, translating into MTYVITTSCVDVKDMSCIEECPVDCIYEGDRKLYIQPSECIDCGACEPVCPVDAIYPDRRLPDDRKDDLSDNKAFFVEVLDGRDGPLGSPGGSMKVGPVEADTPRIVDFVKPDDDA; encoded by the coding sequence ATGACCTACGTGATCACCACCTCGTGCGTCGACGTGAAGGACATGTCGTGCATCGAGGAGTGCCCCGTCGACTGCATCTACGAGGGCGACCGCAAGCTCTACATCCAGCCGTCGGAGTGCATCGACTGCGGCGCCTGCGAGCCGGTCTGCCCGGTCGACGCGATCTACCCCGACCGTCGGCTGCCCGACGACCGCAAGGACGACCTGTCGGACAACAAGGCCTTCTTCGTCGAGGTGCTCGACGGTCGCGACGGGCCGCTGGGGTCCCCCGGCGGCTCGATGAAGGTCGGCCCGGTCGAGGCCGACACGCCCCGCATCGTGGACTTCGTCAAGCCCGACGACGACGCCTGA